Part of the Chanos chanos chromosome 5, fChaCha1.1, whole genome shotgun sequence genome, AACTCGTTGAGTTTGCAGCTTTTGTGTCAAAATTTCATAATGTCACCAGGCACCGAAGCTTAAAAGAGGAAGTACAatacgcctctctctctctctcttttcctattACAGGAGACTTGAGTAAGTCTGAAGTGTGTGCACAATGTTGTGTAAGCTTGTGAGTGTATAGTGTTGATTTATCATTAGGTTTGTCTGAGCAGTGATGTAATAATAAGATTATTTACATTAATGCTGTGGTAACAGTGAAGAGACTGTGATCGAGAATAACAGTGTTATTTTGACAGTCAAAGAATCAGTAACATTAAATGTGTGCTAACTGTTAAACAGATACTGTTAACAGCAAGCTGACAGCTGGTATGTACTGAGTATTAGTTTGACCATGCAGTATGCAGCAACAGTGTGTTCagttgtgtaaaaatgtgaacTTTCTCACAGTGCACTGTcacattaggcgctttcgcaccggaggaacttttcatagttcttagaactgttggagaaagtaccccctttttggcgtgttcgcaccgcaggaacttagaacgattttagttctaagaacgccgttttgaggggcttttttagcccctactccaggttaggtacttttgcagcacaataggaaccttgtgacgtaggtgtacagccattggtccagacgcaggtatacgatgattgcaaccgccatttttaaagatccgtgcaaaatataaagtcttagaacgaatttcatttagcttttgatgttcatgtctcaaaatgtctggaattgtaggagggggcacatggtttttatgttttattttaccggtattttatatcccccaacaatgaccattttgcaacatccaatgtatatttgtacattgaagaggtagcatacactccgcttcggtaggtgcttgtgtgtccgcttgtgtggctgtgatctgcattttaacctaaaataagaatgtgtttatccagcttacgattttagggctgcggcggggaaaaagggaaaaaaaaaaccaaaaacacgatgccgcgagcaagggtaaggcacaagcgctatgctagcacccgtaaagtactatgcccatcaagtcattcactgctactgcggtggtaaatgcataaatgaatTCGGAAATTATTTTCtgcattggactgggtctatcgccatacagttttattttcgttaatgagaaggcagttataggttatctaatgtgcaatcaatatttctgtcattcaaattcaataaaactcattgcgtatactgtagtctagtttgtcgatttcttttgccgcagtaatggttctttttttccttttggaggtatttaaaaggtcttaaaagtcattaaatttgtacttcaaaatgtgcagctatcctggttagtcataaacaacagctcttagctgctatactgtcggccggcttacgtcacttcagcgttcctactggcggtgcgaaagcaaacagaaaaaaggccctagaacgaatgtagttctaggggaagctgcacagggggtagttcctatcgaattagaccctagaactgttcggtgcgaaagcgcctattagGGATGCGAGCTTCAGTAGAGATCAGACTGCACATTTTAGTGTATCTCAAAGCACTGCACTGAGAGATGCTATCTGTGTACAGCATTCTAACTTGTCAGCACAAAACCTACAGGTAGGAAAACTTGCTTTCTCCCTGTTCCCAAACTCACATTTGGAGTATTCATTAGCACTGACCAGAAATGCAGAGCAGCAGCAACAAAGTGATACCGTGAAAACCTCTGCAGGTCGAACAGCCAGGAATTAGTCTTCATTGGTTAAGTAGtaagtaagtagtaaacctcctaatagaacagccctatggctttgttttgctaggagaatgaagctagacggctcttctattaggagggttactactttctctgagttaactgactctgagttttcactaaacctgctttctgcaACACCCCCCAAGGAAATTCACCGTGTTATTTCCCCCCAAGTAGCCTACTTAACAAACATTATACAGCACTCTTTAGTAGCAACTTAGACAGGAACCGctaatgaaataaatcaaacattGTCACTGCACCCTATGATTGGAGAGCACAGTCTGTAATAATTCGAGCATAAGGCGGCTCATAAGTGTAcatggtaccagagctccttagacCAACAGTCGATGATtgactttgtagtcgtctcatcagacccGCGGCCGTATTTccctggacactcgggtgaagagaggggcagagctgtcaaccgatcaccacctggtggtgagttggatcacatggcgggggaggctgccagacagacctggtaaacccaagcgcgtAGttagggtgaactgggaacggctggctgaggaccctgtccaGAAGGTCTTCAACTCAAACCTCCgaaggagcttctccctgatcccgagggaggttGGCGACATGGAGTCCGAATGGACCCTATTCAAAGCCcacattgttgaagcggcagctttgagctgtggccagaggTTTGTCGGTGCCTGTTGTGGCAGCAACCCAAGGTCCAGTGGTGGACGCCACCAGGGAGGGAAGCCATCAGCCTGAAgaaggagatatatatatatatatatatatatatatatatatatatacagtgcaTAAGGAAAGTTTTCAGACCCTTtcaagttttccacattttgttatgtttcagactcatcttaaaatggattcagttcatttttttcccatcaaTCTACACACAGTACTccacaatgacaaagcaaaaacaggtttccagagtgttttgttaatttattaaaaatagaaGACTGAAATATCCCATTTACATAAATATTCAGACCCTTTGTTATGACACTTGCAATTGAGCTCTGGTGCATCCTACTTGTATCAGTGGTCCTTGAGATGCTTCTACAACTTGACTGGAGTCCACCTGTGCCTAAATGAACTCACTAGACATAATTTGGAAAGGCACACACATGTCTATGTAAGGTCTCGCAGTTGATGGTATATGTTAGAGTGAAACCCAAGCCATGGGGTCGAGGGAGTTGTCCGTAGAGACAGGACACTGATCTGGGGAAGGATACGAGAACATTTCTGCTGCGTTAAAAGTGCCCAAGAGCACAGCAGCCTCCATCACTCTCAACTGGGAGAGATCTGGAACCAGTCTTCCTAAATCTGGCCGCCCAGACAAACTGAGTAATCAGGGACGAAGggccttggtcagacaggtgacCAAGAACCCAACGGTCACTATGAATGAGATCCAGAGTTCCTCTGTGGAGACAGGAGAACTTTACAGAAGGACAACCATCAGTGCATCACTCCACCAATCAGGCCCTTATGGCAGAGTGGCCAAACAGAAGCCATTCCAGCACATTACACGTGACAGCCTCCTCGGAGTCATTCAGGTGCTATTTGGAAAACTCTTAGCGGGTTGTCACATGCCTTTTAGTGAGGAATGGCTTCCACTGAAAACAATGCTCTCCTGCTGTCCTCTGAAGTGTGTGCTCCAGTTTGTGTTTCATAACTCTTTCATAACTTCTAACTCTTCTAActcttttttatcattattgtaATGCAAAGACATATTTAAGAAAATCTTATATTCACTTGAGTATACACTGAGCCTTGATTGTTTAAGACATTGTTTGTTCAGTATTGTtcaattatattatattgtgtatatttgcattatattgtgtatattcaagagacagaatgagaggaaTAGAGAGATGACTAGAGTTGACGTCCATGCTGATGACATCCCTGCATGACAGAACTTTTTCTGAGGGACTGACACTTTAATGTCAGGCTTGTTCTGTCTCTCGTGTCAAACTGAATCAAAGAGAGTTTCACAAATTCCAAGAGGCAGAGAGCAAGACAAATTAAAGAGCATGTTTCAGAGAACCTGACATAACTCAGGAGTAGTCTCAGAGACAAATACCGTTATAGCCTCCCATCCCTTTTCACGGCATagttgtgtgtatttctgagtAAATTCATGACATTTCCTTGCATTTTTCATACATTCATAAGACCAGGACTTTTACAGAACAGTCTGAATTGTTTTGGTTAAATGTGTTCAGGGGTTAGATGAAGATTCAGTAGGACTGTTTGACAGATTATAcatggttaccatggagattatgtaaccaaacacacacacacacacagaaatacacagaatgcAGCAATGTCTTTAGTAAGTATTTCTATTTACAGTGACAAATATGCAATATACCCCTCCTGTGTATAACACTACTGAAAAGTACATATGAAAGATATACATTGTTTCATTAGAGAACAGTGATGAAATTGCAATTCACAACTCTCTTCTTTTGAGACAATTTTGTGTCAAAATTATAATATTTTAGTGTCTAAAGAACACGTATATGTAAACTGTCCTCCATTTAATTAAACATTAGTATGGgattgaaaaaatgaaaatgaaagaattgaTGGTTTCACAGAGTGATAATACAGTAGAGTTGAGAAACATTTAAAGGTTAAGTGTTGACATAAATGCAATATAGCCTTGAGAATTTCACCTTCTCACAAATATAGAACCATTATAAAAGTCACCGAGGTCTTCAGTGTTACCTCAAATTGTTTTCTCATTATTAcctgaagtcattttttttctcattaatgatGGATGTGTTAACATTGAACTCatataaaaaatgtttctttaaaagtCAAACGGAGTGAAAACGTTCTGAAATAAGTGTTTGGCTTCCAGATCACATGACCACACGTTGGGTACCTGCATCTGCCCCCCTCCCACTACCCCAGACTCCCCTCTTTCACTCTGACTCTCATCTTCAACACCCAGacttctccttcactctcactctcaccttcaACACCCAGacttctccttcactctcacactcaccttCAACACCCAGActcccctctttcactctcacactcaccttCAACACCCAGActcccctctttcactctcactctcaccttcaACACCCAGACtcccctccttcactctcactctcatcttCAACACCCAGacttctccttcactctcactctcaccttcaACACCCAGacttctccttcactctcactctcaccttcaACACCCAGacttctccttcactctcactctcaccttcaACACCCAGacttctccttcactctcactctcaccttcaACACCCAGacttctccttcactctcacactcaccttCAACACCCAGActcccctctttcactctcactctcaccttcaACACCCAGActcccctctttcactctcactctcaccttcaACACCCAGacttctccttcactctcacactcaccttCAACACCCAGacttctccttcactctcactctcaccttcaACACCCAGActcccctctttcactctcactctcaccttcaACACCCAGActcccctctttcactctcacccTCACCTTCGACACCCAGActcccctctttcactctcactctcaccttcaACACCCAGActcccctctttcactctcacccTCACCTTCAACACCCAGAatcccctctttcactctcactctcaccttcaACACCCAGACtgccctctttcactctcacactcaccttCAACACCCAGActcccctctttcactctcactctaacCTTCAACACCCAGActcccctctttcactctcacactcactcactctcaccttCAACACCCAGACTCCCCTCTTTCAGTTTCACTCTCACCTTCAACACCCAGActcccctctttcactctcacactcactcactctcaccttCAACACCCAGActcccctctttcactctcactctcacctttaACACCCAGActcccctctttcactctcactctcaccttcgACACCCAGActcccctctttcactctcactctcaccttcaACACCCAGActcccctctttcactctcacccTCACCTTCAACACCAGActcccctctttcactctcactctcaccttcaACACCAAGCACACCTCACTCACgtaatgtctgtgtgcgtcACTGTTGACTCCACTGCACGTTCTCATGGCAAAAACCACAGGACACTAACCACTATGACACTCCACATATTCCTCAGTAGCCTTAGAACAGGCAGACACCATGACATGATTAACTGCACACATTAGACAGAGAACATGTCCAACAGACATTTAAATTCACATAGATCATAAAACACATGGCTAGACCTGAGGAAAGAGAAACTCTCTGGGGAGCTTTGTACTGTAGTGTTATTATTAAAAAACCTCATTATTCCCACACTGTTACTGTATGAGGATCACTAGGATGATATGAATCCAGTATTATATGaacacagtgaaatgtttatACCAGACCAAACTCTGGGACATATAgtactgtattatattacatcagagagCAACAACAGCGGTCTTCACGAGATGATAATGTTGATGACGATGACCATAATATTGGTGCAGCGCTAGTGGTCGATGATGACGGATGATGGCATTGGTGCGGATCCAGAGTTCGGTAAGAGAGAGGATGACAGCAAGTTTAGTATTGGTGTTtcatatacctcacacacatacacacacacacacacacacacacacacatttactgaaatgTTAAGGGTTGATTTCAAGTAATCGATATATGTGAATATGGCTGTCTCTTAACCCAAGGAGACTGTCTCCAGAGAGAgataataaacatttataaacatttcataTCAATCATTAATCtaaggaaatggaaaaatagccaatcaaaacattttctgtcattagggaaatgacattttttaaaatttatttcattCTGGAAGGCATTTTGACCTGCCATGTTTTTGGGCAGTGTTTTAAATTTTACACAATCTACATAAAGATTTATCAGGTCTCTGGTTTGGTCAGTTAACAGTGAGAACTATGTGGTAGAGTTTTTCCTGATGAAGACGCTGTCAGAATTCTCATGACCATTAGTTACAAAAATATATCCATAACAATAAGGCCCACTGTCAGAGACAACATTAGATATGTATTTAATGTCAAtacaattttaatttaaaaactcTCTTACTCGCTCAGGACAGTGAAAGACTCCCCACAGAGCTGAAGATTCACTCTCTGGTTCCAGGTGTGTGCCCAGTCATCTCCCTCTGTGCTCTGGTCAGTGGGTTCAGTGCATCTCCTCCTTCATAAagaatcagacacacagaacatattATCACTCTGCTCTTCACAAAACTCACTCCCATTTACAGACAGCTCTCCATAAACACAAAGGGAGAAATAATAAGCAAACGTTAATGTATCACCGTATTatcctctgtgctctgtgtcctCCTCATTAATATCTCTGGACAAGACAAGTCAATACTATTTAAACTTGatactattatctctatgtatatgtctccttattaatgtctgtatcattactattatgtctatgtatatgtctccttattaatgtcagtatcattactattatctctatgtatatgtctccttattaatgtctgtaacattactattatctctatgtatatgtctccttattaatgtcagtaacattactattatctctatgtatatgtctccttattaatgtcagtatcattactattatctctatgtatatgtctccttattaatgtctgtatcattactattatctctatgtatatgtctccttattaatgtctgtaacattactattatctctatgtatatgtctccttattaatgtctgtaacattactattatctctatgtatatgtctccttattaatgtcagtaacattactattatctctatgtatatgtctccttattaatgtctgtatcattactattatctctatgtatatgtctccttattaatgtctgtaacattactattatctctatgtatatgtctccttattaatgtctgtaacattactattatctctatgtatatgtctctATAACTAGGGTGACTAATCCTCATAAGGGATCAGtcaggtgtgactgtgttgagttGCATATAGAAAATCATAAACTTTTACAGATACAAACCCAGTGAGAGTCAGAGTGCAGTCTGGACGTTTCTCAGAGTGCTGCAGTAACCTGATTCCTTCCTCCAGTAATAAGCCTTTCCCATATTCACCCGCTTTAACACTACAATGCAAACTCACTGTTAGCACTCAGAAGCATTCAGAATCTACACACATATCAAACACGGTCAACATGATCAAATGTTTAATAAACATCATTACAATCATCAAACGctcacaaacactcaaagaAATAACCACGAAGATGTGATTTCATGGACAGGTGTTTCTCTTACTTGATTTGCTCTAGACTGGGGCAGgtctggatgagggagaggatcCTGGAAGcccagctctcagtcagactgttcACATTCAGACCCACTTTCTTCAGACCAGACACAGAGTtcaggaaagacagcagagcatCCAGCTGGTCATCAAACTCTGGAGAACTGTATGAAATACTAGTAATCACTACAAAAATACTCAAACGCCAACAGAAAATATTAGTGAACTACAGACTCAGTTAAatacatagatagacagaaacaGCAAGAGTTGCTGCATacattgttgtgttgtgtccaAAAATTCAGTTTAGCGATATTGCCACATaggctaagtgtgtgtgtcttaatgcatgtgtttgtccacgtttgtgtatgtgtttctttgGGGCTTTTCatggttgtgtgtgcatgtgtgtgtgtgtgtgtgtaaaaataacaGTGGAAAGTCAGAGAACAtacttttgtctttcttttattctgtgaattatCAGGCTGAATCGTGTCCAGTCGACGTTGGATATCGGTGAGTGTGGGCAGACGAGACTGACCCCTAAGAGCGATGGTTCAGGCTCTGTGTCATATTTAACAGACAGCCTGAAACCCAGAGACACATCTACAGGATTTAATGAAATCTAACAGCATAGACATTACATCATCCATAGCATGCTCTTGAGTGCATTAGAGAATTTTTGTGCACTGTTCAGCTATCAGGTGTCTTGCATTCTAAAAACAGTACAAGTGTGGCTGAAAAAAGCAGACATGTTTATAACTGATGTTGATGATAATGACACAGAGAGTAGTTTATGAAGAGTTCCATACCAGAAATCTACATCTGTGACTTCCACACTGAGCTTCGATAACAGACTCTCAAAACTGTCCTCATTCACTTTAACTCTGtcaatcagagcacagagtcaacACAATCAGTAATGAGCACAATGTCAACTGAACAGTTAGTAATGAACACAGACTCAGCTCCATAGTCAGTAATGAACATGGAGTCAAATTAACACAGTAATAAACACAGAGTCGACTAAACACAGCCAGTAATGAACGCAGAGTCAACTACAGCAGCCAGTAATGGATACATTACTGACTGGATaaatacagtcagtaatgaacataGTCAACTAAACATGGTCAGTaaagaacacagagtcaaccaaacacagtcagtaatgaacacagagttaaccaaacacagtcagtaatgggTAGTCAGACAGCTGAAAGACCATCATAGTGGTGTTTTTAGAGAGCTAGACAGACATACCAGACACAACATtcattcagagaacacacacatcatgtacTGATACAGAGGAATGAACTAAGTCATCTAAATATGAGTCAAAGTGTGTACCATCTACCAAAGCAGTGGGGAACCAGAAGAACAGAAGCATAGAACCAtaggaggacacacacagctttaGTTATTCATTCATGGGCTGAAATAACTGTTACCTTATTTTCTTTACATTCATCTTATTTTGAGCAAAGTCCAGGACTGTGGCAGCAGTGTGGTGAGTGATGGTCTTCACTGTGAGGGAAACGCGACCCACTGAATTTTGTTTGCTCAGAGAATAGAGGACCTGCTGCACACCCCCATCTGACAGGGAACTTTTCAATCTTTGgaatatgaacaaataaaagggctcagtacacacacacacacacacataccctcatCTGACAGAGCACTTTTTAATCTGTGGAATATGTACAAATAATGACACCGGAAATAATGACATAGTGTCATTCATTcacatgtgttttatttgtgagCGATTTGAGTTTGGGCCATTCAAGACCATTAATTAAcactatgtatatatgtatttatacagtTTGAGTATCCCTCATCCGAAATGCCAGGGACTGGAGGTGTTTCAGATTTTGGAATACATTCGCAGCTAAGACAAATGTATtgcaaaatccaaaaaaaacaaaaccaaacaaaaaaacccaaaaaggcAAGGGGGTCGAATCATATGTACTCAGATCGTTAGATGAGACGGATAGGTGTCACGGTTGGTTGAAGAGACTTGATACATGTTCGGGtcagtttcagtttattttcataGAACAGGGAACGAAAGACTTCTTAGAACTTACAGGATTGCAGATTCAGGTTTCCAGACAGGCAGACGGATAAACCAACGAGGCATAAGCAAGAGCAAGTCCACACAAAGAACTAAGGCCAAAACTAGGTGTATTTATACAGATCTTAACAAGACTAAACTGACAAGACAAAGCTGGGACTAATACTGAGGCTGACAGAGGAACAAAGGAAACCGGGAAGTAACACAGAACTTAAACAAAACGAACTAttagaggaggaaagagaggaccaGGGTATGACAGGAAGACAGTTCACTATCTTAGGGCGTCTTCACATCTGAAAGTCCGGACCAAGGTCCAAACCAAGGTTCACGTTTTTGCCCTACATGGAACGTTATTAAATGGTATTTTGTATGGTTCTAACTAGTTCGAGAACGATTATTTTAAGTTGAAATGCAAAACCAGAAACcgtaaaactgaacaaaaattctggtttgaagcccCATAAAAAGTTTCATGCGTAAAACTATTAAAGCGATTGTACACATTACCTTCAGGCTATGTGTACAAGATGTATATGAAACAAATAGATTTTGTGTTTAGACCTTGGTCCCATCCCCAAGACATCTCTtaatgtatatgcatatattccaaaatctgaaaaaaaaaatccaaaatgcaAAACACTTCTGGTCCCAGGCATTTCTTACAAGGGATACTCacattgtgttattttgtcaAATTGATTATTTTGTCGAAGTCCAATGGACTAATTTTATGAACTGCCATATCACCGATACCAAAAAGACTGGCCTACTTCAACAGGAtaagactgaaaataaaataactggACAGTGCTGTAAAGTTtcatgtttgtgatgtgttgaGTATAACCAGTCATTACCTCAGTATATTGATGTCCTTTCCCTCTCCAAGAGCTGAGACCAGAACACCAACATCAACATCTGTCAGGTCCTCCACGTGCAAGCTTTATGATCcaataaaaccaaaacatgaaaGTACCAGTAAAGTAACAACCACTTAAACTAGTAAAAACAGCTTATGCAGGGTTGAGGGAGGTTACTATGATTCTCTCCATTTGGTCAGTGTTGAAATGACTTAAGTGCAATTATGTGTGGTGAAGTATTCAGACTAGTCAGGGGTTAATCCTCAAAAGGTATGTTAAAGAAAGATCAGTTCGCTCTGCACAGAGGAACTCACTCTAACTCCTCACTCCTGCACACTGCAGGCTGAAGAATCTCCAGTTTCTCTGGTGTGATACTGCAGccatagagagagagtcttcTGATGCGTGGACAGAACTGTAGACAGTATCCCAGCACCCTGCAGTCTGTCCTCCTCAGGGGAACACCAGCAAAATCAATGTTTTCCCAACTCCCCATTGCTTCCCTCACAAAGTCATCTTCATGGAGCTCATAAAGACAGTGGAAAAAGtaattccacacaaagaaagcaaaaaaattCTTTAATACTCTGCACAGATAGTGTTGTCTCCGAACAGCTACTTGGCGTTGTGGGTTGTTTCCTGTATATTGTTCTGTAACTTGCGGACTGATACTGAGGATCCATTCCTTCAACTGCACTTTAACGTTGGGAGAAACCgttagtctgtgtttttccagAAGAGAAGTGCTCAATTCCTCAttacacagaccacagagaaaATGTATCATTGGCAGGAGTTGTGGTTTGCTGTCTTCTGCAGATTGCAGAAGGTCTCTGACTATGTTCTGGGACCCCTCTTGATTCAAGGAGACATAGTAAAGAGCAGTGAAGAACTCCTGAAAACTGAGATGCATGAAACTGAACATTGTCTCTTGACGGATTCTTCTCCTAATGAGAAATTTGCACAGGAATGGAATGTTAGCAGGATCTGAgactgtctcagacacactcttCTTATCAAACAGGACTTGCTGCTCCatcattcctctctctgccagctGGCCCAGACTCCTCAGCAGGCTGGGGACAGACTGACTCAAACCCTGGCAGTGGTGATCCAGCAGAGTGGACACAAAGTCAACATATATGGAGGTGGTTGTATCCAAACCATTGGTTAATTCTGTACCATCATTGTGTCTCTCCCTGAAAACTGTGCAGATGATCCAGCAGATCACAGGGATGAAGCAGGCAGTGAAGAGGGTTTCATTTGCCTTCACATGCTCATATGCCTGTGTCTGTAAGAGCTGATCATCTTTAAAGAACCTCTGGAAGtactcctccacccccctctcAGAGAAGCCCATAATCTCTGTGAAACGCTGAGGTTGTTTTCTGAGCAGtttgctcagtgtgtctgtagctgtagacCTGGTGGTGACCAGCAGGAAGGACTCAGGCAGCAGGCGTCCACTCAGTAGGGCTTTCAGAGTGGACACAGGTGAGGCTGGAGTTTGGACATCAGTGGGCAGAGACAGGTTGGACATGTTGTCTTGTGAGAGTTTGAGCTCATCAAAGCCGTCTATGAGGAAGAGAACTCTCTCTGGTGAGTGCTGTAATATCTGTGAGATCTGTGCTGGTGTTAAAGTCTGACCGTATCTCAGGAGTTCCACCAGAGTCCTCCTCTCATACATTTGGTTAATCTCTTTACACTTcaggtgaaaaataaaattaaaattctCTGCATAGAGTGTTCCAGATGCCCAGTCCAACATAATCTTCTGTGTAGTAAATGATTTGCCATTTCCAGAGTTTCCCTGGAGAACAACTGCTTTTGGAATGAGCCCGTGATCATCTGGACTGAAAAACTGCTCCACAGTGATGCAATTCTCATCGGCCATCATACTGAAGAAGTCCTCTCCGGTGGAGcaaatctcttcctctctctcactctgttctctgtgtctctgaataATCAGCAGCTCAGTGTAGCGGTCAGTCAGCAGCACATGTTCACCAGGGAGGGCGTTATACTCTGTCACATATGCATACTCACATCTGACCAACTCCTTATACTTGAGGCTCACTGAGGTCAGGTCTACAAAACAGTTGTAGAGTGTGTTATCATcaacaatatttattttaagtgcAATGATTAATAATTTAGTAAAAAATAATTGATAATAATTACTGTTATAACTTAAATATTACTTAAATAAAGgaccatgacaaaaaaaaaagattttttctgGTAGTCTACACATGCCTGAGCTTTCTTTTCACAAAGAAATGgcaaaagacagattttttctgttttcctgttcatttcactaCATAGGTAATGGACAATGGCTCATGAGACTATAATGCTGTATGTTTCTAATTCAGTTCTAacttgtctgtgtttacacacacacacacacacacacacacacacacacacacacacacacaggccacaaGAAAAACCCAAATCCTCAAATAACCTTTAATTTTTTGGATGAAAATGGAACTTAATGCACATATTAATGAAATAACAATGCTTAATGCATATATTGCTGAAATATCTGTGT contains:
- the LOC115811243 gene encoding NACHT, LRR and PYD domains-containing protein 3-like; the encoded protein is MGRCAEIRLRKWSDRDLTSVSLKYKELVRCEYAYVTEYNALPGEHVLLTDRYTELLIIQRHREQSEREEEICSTGEDFFSMMADENCITVEQFFSPDDHGLIPKAVVLQGNSGNGKSFTTQKIMLDWASGTLYAENFNFIFHLKCKEINQMYERRTLVELLRYGQTLTPAQISQILQHSPERVLFLIDGFDELKLSQDNMSNLSLPTDVQTPASPVSTLKALLSGRLLPESFLLVTTRSTATDTLSKLLRKQPQRFTEIMGFSERGVEEYFQRFFKDDQLLQTQAYEHVKANETLFTACFIPVICWIICTVFRERHNDGTELTNGLDTTTSIYVDFVSTLLDHHCQGLSQSVPSLLRSLGQLAERGMMEQQVLFDKKSVSETVSDPANIPFLCKFLIRRRIRQETMFSFMHLSFQEFFTALYYVSLNQEGSQNIVRDLLQSAEDSKPQLLPMIHFLCGLCNEELSTSLLEKHRLTVSPNVKVQLKEWILSISPQNFFAFFVWNYFFHCLYELHEDDFVREAMGSWENIDFAGVPLRRTDCRVLGYCLQFCPRIRRLSLYGCSITPEKLEILQPAVCRSEELDLHVEDLTDVDVGVLVSALGEGKDINILRVKVNEDSFESLLSKLSVEVTDVDFCSPEFDDQLDALLSFLNSVSGLKKVGLNVNSLTESWASRILSLIQTCPSLEQIK